A part of Candidatus Micrarchaeia archaeon genomic DNA contains:
- a CDS encoding DNA alkylation repair protein — MEYEKVLKKLKKNANPENVAGMARFGINPKNTLGICAPELIALSRKIGIDHRLALKLWNSGIHEARILAAMVADHEKTSESMMEAWVSDFDSWDVCDQVCFRLFDKTPFAYKKAFEWSKREGEFVKRSGFALMASLAIHDKKAPDAKFEKFYPTIKRESGDGRNFVRKAVNWALRNIGKRSKSLNKSAIRTAREIEKLDSKSARWIAKDALRELQGEAVQKRLRR, encoded by the coding sequence TTGGAATACGAAAAGGTTTTGAAGAAGCTGAAGAAAAATGCGAATCCCGAAAACGTTGCGGGCATGGCGCGCTTCGGAATTAATCCGAAGAACACGCTCGGGATTTGCGCCCCTGAACTCATCGCGCTGTCCAGGAAAATAGGCATCGACCACAGGCTCGCGCTCAAATTGTGGAACTCAGGAATCCACGAAGCCCGGATACTTGCGGCCATGGTTGCGGACCATGAAAAAACCTCCGAATCCATGATGGAGGCGTGGGTTTCCGATTTCGATTCCTGGGACGTTTGCGACCAGGTCTGCTTCCGCCTCTTCGACAAGACGCCTTTTGCTTACAAAAAAGCCTTCGAATGGAGCAAACGCGAGGGGGAATTCGTAAAGCGCTCCGGCTTCGCCCTGATGGCATCGCTTGCAATCCACGACAAAAAAGCCCCTGATGCGAAATTCGAGAAATTCTACCCTACGATAAAACGCGAATCCGGGGACGGGCGGAATTTCGTGAGGAAGGCGGTAAACTGGGCTTTGCGCAACATCGGCAAACGCAGCAAAAGCCTCAACAAATCTGCGATACGGACTGCAAGGGAAATTGAAAAGCTTGACTCTAAGAGCGCGAGGTGGATTGCGAAGGACGCGCTAAGGGAGCTCCAGGGCGAAGCTGTGCAGAAAAGGCTGAGGAGATAG